A stretch of DNA from Vibrio gallaecicus:
GGCAATTTCACGGGTACCGATAATTGCGGCGCGGAAAGGGGACTCTCCGAGCTTTATATGCCGGTCGACGTTTTCAAGTACAACGATTGCATCATCAACCACCAAGCCGATAGCCAGTACCATCGCCAGTAGTGTCATCAAGTTCCATGAGAAGCCCATCGCTTGCATTACCATTGCCACACCAATCAGAGATAGTGGGATAGTTACGATAGGGATAAGTACTGCTCGGAATGAACCAAGGAACAAGGTAATTACGATTAATACAATTAACGCTGCTTCAAGAATAGTTTTAATAACCTCTTGAATAGATTCATTAATGGCAATAGTCGAGTCATACATGACATTCATCGATATGTTGCTTGGTAAGTTCTTCTCTAGTTGAGGAAGAAGCTCAAGAACGTCGGCTGCGATGTTGATTGGGTTTGCACTCGGGGCTGCATTAATTGCAGCAACAACGGCTTCCTGACCATTCGCACTTGCTCGATAAACGTCGTGGCTTTTCTCTAAAGAAACCTTAGCTATGTCAGAGAGACGAATGATTTCACCTTCGCCACTCTTTACTACTAAGTTCTCTAATTCTTCAGTGTTTGATACCTGAGTATCGGCACTGCCGTTATAAAGAACAAACTCACCCGTTGCTTGACCTGTTGCTGATTGGTAGTTATTGGCATTTAAGACCGTCATAACATCCGAAGCAGTCAAGTTTAAAGCTGCCATTTTTGCTGGATCTAGCCATACGCGAAGCGCGTATTTCATGCCACCATAAAGGTCAACCTTAGACACACCATTAACCGTAAATAGCTGCGGGTTAATTACTCGTTCTAGGTAATCGGTAATTTGGCTTGAAACCAATTCATCACTGGTAAAACCAATGTAGAGTACAGCCGTAGTCGAACCTGTTGACATGGTTACTGTTGGATCTTCAGATTCTTTAGGAAGCTGAGATCGTACAGAGTTAGTTTTAGCCAATATGTCCGACAGAGCTGCATTGGGGTCGGTGTTCAACTTCATATTTACCGTAATAGTAGAAGTACCTAATACAGAAGAAGAAGTCATATAGTCGATATTATCTGCTTGTGCCACTGCCTGCTCGAGAGGTTGAGTGATAAAGCCTTGGATAAGATCGGCACTTGCACCGTAGTAACCAGTTGAGACTGTTACTACGGTATTCGTCATTTCAGGGTATTCTCGCACCTGCATTTTGAAGATTGCTTGTAAACCAAGTAATGCAATCAAAAAGCTGATGGATACCGCTAGAACTGGACGTTTTATGAAAACATCAGTAAAGCGCATTGTGCCTCCAATTACAGCATTGGTGTTTCAGACGGTGGAGTTAGAGAGTCGCTTTCAACGATCTTAACTTTTGCGTCATTACTTAAGCGAACTTGACCTGAAGTCACGACGATATCGCCCGGCTTCACTCCTTCAAGGATGTGCGCTTTATCTTTTGCTCTTTCACCTACTTTAACTACATGTTGTTTAACACGCATTTCGCCGTCCACATCTGAAATAATGTAAACATTATCGCCGTAGAGAGTGAATGTGATTGCAGTTTGAGGAAGTGTTACTTGGTTCTCAAGCTTCGGTAGGATGATGTTGGCACGAGCGAACATACCGCTACGAAGTTTACCGTCATTGTTTGGAATGTCGGCTTGAACTTCAATAAGACCACTTTGAACACTTACGGCTGGTTCAATTGCGCTGATAGAACCTTGGAATGGGCGTTCAGGGTAAGCATCAACATAAATATCAATTGCCTGACCAACGTTGATTCGAGAGATGTCATTTTGAGAAACAGTAAAGCGTAAGCGCATCACGGTTGTATCTTCTAAACGAACGATATCAGTGCCAGATTGTAGGTATTGACCTAGGTAAACATTACGAATACCCACTTTGCCATCAAAAGGTGCACGAATTTGGCGGCGTTCAATAGAGGCTTTTAAACTCTCAATATCAGCTGATAATGAGAAAAAGTTAGCTTCTGCATCATCGTAAGCTTCTTTAGAAATAGAGCCTTTCTTGAATAGACCTTTGTATCGCTTGTATTTAGCTTCAGCTGCAGGTAAACGAGCTTGAGTACTTTTCAGGTTCGCTTTTTCTACTTCTGAATCTAAACGTACAAGTTGTTGGTCTTTTTTAACGTCAGTACCAGATTCAAAAGAAATTTGGTCAATGATACCAGCAGTTTCATTTGCAAGAGTCACACCTTGGTTTGGTTCAATAAAACCTATTGCCTCAATAACTGGAACCCAGTCAACGGTGTCCACTTCCATAGCGGTTACTGGAAAAGCAGGTTCTGGCATATTTGCGAACGCTGCCATTTTTTGTTGGATATCGTGCATTCGATATCCAAAAACGCTACCGAATAGTACAAGTACAATTGATAGCATGATAATCCACTTTTTCATTCTTATTTGAACTCCAAGTTAGTGTTTAATTATTGCATCCCAACTGGCTTCAATAGCGGCATCTAATGCAGCATCATCCAATTGGTAAAAGCCTAAAGAATGCTTACGTGCTAGTGAAACACTAGCGGCTAAGCTCAGACCACTTAAAACTTCATTATCAAGTGGTTTAAAAAGTCCTTGCTCCTTACCTTCATTGAATAGCAGTTCGACCTGGGAAAACATGATTCGTTCTAATTCCCTAAATTGAGTGCAATGTGTTGTTGGTAAAGAATCGTATTGAATTCGATTTTTGATTGCAGCAAGGTTAGTCCCAGCTAAGTCCCATATGTTTAACCACATGGTTCGGTAGCGTTGTTTTATTGGTTGTGAATCATCAACGCCTTCTTGTACAGCATTCGCTACTCGTTGAGTAACTTGTACTCGAACTTCTTCAATTAGGTGTTCTTTATCATCAAAATAGCGATAAATAGTACCTGCGGCGACTCCTGCTTCTTTCGCTAGTTTATGCATGGATAAGCCTTGAAAGCCTACTTCTGCAATAAGAGCTTCAGCAGCAGAGAGTATCTGAAGACGTTTATCCTGAGATGTATTAATGGTCATAAAGCATCACCAGTGAATGAACGTTCATTCATTATAGCTTAAGAACCATACATTCATGCAACATAGTTTTTCATAATATTCGTAAAAAACTTGTAAAAGAGAACATAGCATTCCCTGTGTTGCAGCATTATTATAGGAATGTACCCAATAAGACCTCGTTAAATTATGTTGAGAACTCAATGAAACTGAATCCAAGACAAGATGAAGCCGTGAAATACGTTTCTGGTCCCTGCCTCGTTCTAGCGGGCGCTGGCTCAGGTAAAACACGTGTAATCACTAATAAAATAGCTTACTTGGTTCAGCAGTGTGGGTATAAAGCTCGAAATATAGCCGCGGTAACCTTTA
This window harbors:
- a CDS encoding efflux RND transporter periplasmic adaptor subunit, which produces MKKWIIMLSIVLVLFGSVFGYRMHDIQQKMAAFANMPEPAFPVTAMEVDTVDWVPVIEAIGFIEPNQGVTLANETAGIIDQISFESGTDVKKDQQLVRLDSEVEKANLKSTQARLPAAEAKYKRYKGLFKKGSISKEAYDDAEANFFSLSADIESLKASIERRQIRAPFDGKVGIRNVYLGQYLQSGTDIVRLEDTTVMRLRFTVSQNDISRINVGQAIDIYVDAYPERPFQGSISAIEPAVSVQSGLIEVQADIPNNDGKLRSGMFARANIILPKLENQVTLPQTAITFTLYGDNVYIISDVDGEMRVKQHVVKVGERAKDKAHILEGVKPGDIVVTSGQVRLSNDAKVKIVESDSLTPPSETPML
- a CDS encoding TetR/AcrR family transcriptional regulator; its protein translation is MTINTSQDKRLQILSAAEALIAEVGFQGLSMHKLAKEAGVAAGTIYRYFDDKEHLIEEVRVQVTQRVANAVQEGVDDSQPIKQRYRTMWLNIWDLAGTNLAAIKNRIQYDSLPTTHCTQFRELERIMFSQVELLFNEGKEQGLFKPLDNEVLSGLSLAASVSLARKHSLGFYQLDDAALDAAIEASWDAIIKH